CAACTTATTTTTGGAGCCGATCCTAAATTCTTTCCTGAGCTGCTTTCTCAAACCGTCCTCTTTCAATGGAAAGAAGTACGACTCAGCAGCATTCAGCTGCTCATCTTTGGGGTCAGTTTGTTCTTGATGTTTCTACTGCACTTTATTGTGATGAAAACCAAGGTAGGCAAGGCCATGCGCGCCGTCTCTTTCTCGCACACCGCTGCGGCCTTTGTGGGGATTCCAGTCAACCGAATTATCCGCTGGACCTTCGTCTTGGGTTCCGCTCTGGCCGGTGCTGCAGGCGTGCTTGCTAGTATGTACAATCCTAAAATTGATCCCCTCATGGGAATGATGCCTGGCCTCAAAGCCTTTGTGGCTGCGGTATTGGGAGGCATTGGAAATATCCCAGGCGCCTTATTGGGTGGTTTTGTGATGGGGCTATCCGAGACCTTTGTTTCAGGATATTTGTCTTCAACCTATCGCGATGCCATCGCCTTTGTTTTACTGATTTTGATTTTACTGTTTAAGCCTGAAGGATTGTTGGGGAAGAAAAGCCAGGAGAAGGTGTGAAGCCGGAAGCGAGTGGGTAAATTTGAGGTATTCAAGGGCAGGAAATACGCGCAAGTAGTGGATAGGAAGAGAATTGAGTAGGATGAAAAACTTGTATCACAATTAAAAATTAGAAACAGGCAGAAAGGATTCCCCTCTCCCCTTGGGGGAGAGGGTCAGGGTGAGGGGAAAAATAAATGGGTGCACTGGTTGGCGTTTCAAAATTACTCCGAAAGAAAAGTACAAATACAGAAAATGATCTTTGGTACTATTTGAGGTCCAGGCGTTTAAAGGGATTGAAATTTAGAAGACAACCTATTCTTGGAGCTTATATTGTGGATTTCGTATGTTTGGAAAAGGGGTGCGGAGTATTACGATTTTGGAACAATGAATTTTATGAGAACCGTGAGGGAGTGTTGAGTCAGATATTGGAAGCAAGTGAATGGACCCCTCACCCTACCCTCTCCCCCAAGGGGAGAGGGGAATAAATGAATAAACAGTTAAAGTATATTATTTTACCCACTCGAGAGCGTGAAGAACCAAAATAATAATGCTACAACGTCTATTAAAAATTCTTTTCCTCTTCATTAGCCTCTTACTTCTCCAATTCCTCTTTCCTTATTTTCTCAACGCCTATGTGATTCAAATCCTCTGCTTACTGGGCATCAATGTCATCCTGGCTTTGGGACTTAATTTAATCAACGGCATGACCGGTCAATTTTCGCTGGGACATGCCGGATTCATGGCCATTGGGGCTTACGGTGCTGCTTTTGTCAGCACGCTCTGTGGGGCGACCCTTTTAAGACACTTGGCCTTTTTACACCCAGCCTATGCTCAAA
The Deltaproteobacteria bacterium DNA segment above includes these coding regions:
- a CDS encoding DUF559 domain-containing protein, which encodes MGALVGVSKLLRKKSTNTENDLWYYLRSRRLKGLKFRRQPILGAYIVDFVCLEKGCGVLRFWNNEFYENREGVLSQILEASEWTPHPTLSPKGRGE
- a CDS encoding branched-chain amino acid ABC transporter permease; protein product: MSLFLQQLINGLAWGSIYALIALGYTMVYGVLRLINFAHGEVYMMGAMAGYYLTRALGFTDPSLLHFSIVLLSSMLCCALLGASIEKLAYKPLRSAPRISSLITAIGVSLLLQNGGQLIFGADPKFFPELLSQTVLFQWKEVRLSSIQLLIFGVSLFLMFLLHFIVMKTKVGKAMRAVSFSHTAAAFVGIPVNRIIRWTFVLGSALAGAAGVLASMYNPKIDPLMGMMPGLKAFVAAVLGGIGNIPGALLGGFVMGLSETFVSGYLSSTYRDAIAFVLLILILLFKPEGLLGKKSQEKV